The Deltaproteobacteria bacterium region ATACCCACAAAAAAACCCCCTTATGGCCAAACCATGGGGTAAACTCGTTCCCTCAAACCCCGAAAAATCCCTCCCCATATGACTCTGCTGACAACGCAAATAGCTCATCGAGTAGTTCTGCCACCCTTCAAAGCCGAAATCTCAAGGTGTCCTCACTTCCAAGGGTATCCCCGTTTCTCAAGGAAAGCTCCTGCTTCTCGTCGACCTGCCTCCCACGGTCAGAGCCTCCTTTGAAGTTGTATCGACATGCCAGCATGGCTCACGGAAGAACCAGAGCAAGACTCAAAACGAGACTTGACCCCTCTGCCTTGACATCATCACCCTCATGGGGATAGTTTTTTGCCGAATTCCACGATCCATACAGAGGAGAAGAATGGAGATAGAACTCGCCTACGGGCGCGAAACGCGGAAGGTTCGGGTGGAGGATAAGGCCCTGATTGTCAGGATGCCGCCGGTTCCCCCTTTGAATGAGCCGGCCCTATCCCTTCTTGAGGGGTTGAACCAACCGATCGGCTCTCCACCCCTGAAGGACTGTCTGAAAAAGGGACGTGTCGTGGTCGTGACCTCGGACAAGACCAGACTCGTCCGGTACCCTATTTTTCTCCCCTCCCTCTTGGACTACCTCAACAAGGAGGGCGTCAGAGACAGTGATATAAGCCTGGTCATCGGCCGGGGAAACCACGGGGGGCACAGCCCGGACGAGATCAGAGTCCTTTTCGGAGAGGATGTCTTCGGCCGGGTGGAAATCATGGAACACGACTGCCACGACAGGGCGCACCTCGTCGAGGTGGGAAAAACACGGTACGGCAATCCAGTACTTCTCAATCAGAGGGCGGTTGAGGCCGAAAACGTGATCCTCACCGGGGCCATAAAGTTCCATCCCTATTCGGGCTTCTCCGGGGGCAGAAAGGCCGTTCTTCCGGGAATCTCGGGTTTTGAGACCCTTCAAAGGAATCACAAGATCGCCCTCTCGTCGAGCAGGTGTGGCCTCGGTGTTCTCGACGGGAATCCCGTCCACGAGGAGATGCTCGACGCGGCCCGGCTGCTTGACCCCTGTTTCCTTATAAATGTGGTCTGCAACGAATCGGGCCAAATCGCTCGCCTCTTTGTCGGCCACTGGCAGAAAGCCCATGAGGAAGGATGCGGGTTTGTCAGGGAGGTCTTCTGCCCTGAAGTCGAGGGCCAGGCTGATCTTGTGATCGCAAGTGCCAGCGGTTACCCTGATGATATCAACCTCTACCAATCCTTGAAGGCGGTGGACAATATCTCACCTGTGGTGAGAGATGGCGGAGTCATGATGCTCCTGGCAGAGTGCCGGGACGGGTTCGGCCCCGAGGAACTACTTGAATGGTTCGACGGAGAGGATCTCGTCGAAACCAGAGCGCGCCTGGAGAAGGAATTCTCGATCCCGGGCTACGTGGCCCTCTGCCTCAAAAAGACGGCAGAGAGAATCAGGATAGTCCTCGTCTCTTCCCTGGCCCACGCTTCGGTGAGGAGGGCTGCCATGATTCCGGCCTCCACCCCTGATGAGGGGCTCCAAGAGGCCCGCAAATACCTGCCGTCCCGTTTCAGCACCTGGATCTTTCCCCAGGGCGGTTCCCATGTCCCTGTGCTGAAAGGGAAATCCCACCAAGAACCATAGCTCTGATTCCGGTGTGCCTCCCGAGGCCGCCCGGAGAAATCCCTCCAATGGAACCTTCAAACCCGGGATGGGAGGCGGCCCATACCATACCTTCTCGCCTCCCTCTCCATAATCCGGGTCAGTTCCCTCTCCAGATCATCCCCCAGAGGTCGGGGGTCTTCTCCGGCCAGGAGTTCCCTGACTCTCTCCCTGGCTCGATCAGCAGCCGAGGGCCTTCCGGCGAGGCTCCCCAGATCCCCGGAGGAGCGATCCACCACAGGCCCCGGGGCCTGCTGTTCCGCTCGGTACCATTTTAGGGTGTGATCGTTTGCCAGGAAACCGTCACGGAGGTTCTCGAGTCTCTCAAACAGGCCCAGGGCGATTGGTTCGTCTCTCTGGCAGACCCCGTCGATCAGCCGGTATGCCATGCCGCAGAGCTCGTTGTCGAGAACAAGCTTCTCCATGCTCTGGCAGTTCTCAAAATTCAACATCCGCGCTCCAGATACCACATTGATACCTGCCAGGCCTGCCATGAGTATCCCCATCCCCGATTCAAATCCCCCCTGGAAGTCGATAAGCTTTGCGTCACTGGCACCCATATAGGCATGGGTCGGGAGCCCGAGGTGCTTGCCTACCTGGGCATAGGCCGTATCGATCATCATCGTCTCAACCGCTCCGATCGGGGTTGTCCCAGCCCTCATGTCGAAAATGGTCGGAGATCCTCCCCAGATAAGGGGAGCACCGGGAGCGGCGATCTGTCCTATGACGATCCCTGACAGAGATTCTGCAGCATGCTGGACAACGGCCCCCAGAAGGGTGACCGGCGCCGTGGCACCGGCAAGGGGCATGGAAACCAGTTCCGATGGAATGCCCCTTCTCGCGCAGTCGATGAGGCTCTGGGCTGTGAGGTCCTCCCATTTGAGGGGAGGAGAGGGGCAGGCATCAAATATGGCAAGGGGCTTCTCGCGGAGGGACCGGCCCCCTCCTCTGACGGTCTCTAGGAGTTCGAACATGAAGGGAAGACTCGCCTTCCTGAAGATGCCCGTAACAACGGGCTTGTGACAGTAGACCAGAGAGAGATAGAGACGATAGCTGTCAAGAATCTCCTCGGAGACGTCCGCGCAGACCATGGCCGTGCTCTGGGCCTTGATGTACTCCATTTGGGCGGTGACTCTGGTAAAGTCGACATAGTCCCGGGTCAGAGGCTTTCGCACTTCCATTTTCTCGTAGTCGAGAAATTGGAGTACGGATGAGCCGGGATCGAAGTACACGTTGTCTGCCTCCAGGTCCAGAGCCTCTCCACCGTCCCGGTCGAAAACGCGGATCGCAGAGGGCGTCATCTCCACGCATTCTTCTATGAGCTTTCGCGGTATCCGGACACGGTCTCCGATTCGGCAACCCCCTTCACCGAGAAGGCGCCTGGCTTCGGCGTTGATCACAGAGACACCGACCCTTTCAAGAATTTCGCAGGCTTCATCGATGACCCTTTCGATCATCTCTTTGGACAGGACAGCGACCTTTGGCCTGATCTTCTCCAGCATGGGCAACTCCTCTCTTTGGCGACCTAGAATGACAAACCCACCGTTCATTCCAAAAGAGTCTCGGCTTTGCCGGGCAGATCTCTCGGAATCGACAGGAAAACCCGCGGTCTCCCCGATTTCCGAGGGGGCTGAAACCGGGCCCGAGCGCCAGCCGGAATACTCTAAATCCTGCTGATCGTCTTCACGCCGATGAACCTCGCCCCTATACCGATTCCCAAAAGGGTCGTCAGAATCATCACCGTCGAGACAGCGGCGACAATGGGGGAGACCTCGTATTTGAGCGAGTTCCAGATCTGCACGGGCATGGTCATGGTGTCAGGAGCCGTGAGGAAAAGGGCGATGGAGAACTCGCCGAAAGAGGTGATAAACGAGAAGATCATCGCCGTAAGGACTCCCGTTTTTATCCGTGGAAGGGTGATGAGAAAAAACGTCTTGATCGGCCCGGCCCCCAGATCTCTAGCCGCGTCGTCCACGTTGAAGTCGTAGCCTGCCAGGACCGCCTGAACGAGGAGGAAGACCGTAGGAATCCCCCACAGGGAATGACCGGCGACAACGGCCGCGTAAGTCCCTGCCAGTCCGATCTTGTGGACGAACATGAGAAGGCTGATACCGATGATAATACCCGGCACCAGAAAGGGCATCATGATGAGGAGATTGATCACGTTTCTCCCCCGGAACCGCCGCTTCATATGACCCAGGGCCGCCAACACGCCGACAGTGGTCGAAACCAGCATGGTTGGAAGGGCGATCAAGAGGCTGTTCTTGAAGACCATCATCCACATGTAGTCCGTGGCAAAGGCCTTGTACCACCTCAGGGAAAATCCCTGAGGTGGGAAAATGATGTAGTCGCCTGCATTGAAGGAGACCACCACGGTGATCCAGATGGGCGAGAGAATGAACCCAAAGACCGAAACCGTGGCCAGAAGCAACAGCAGACCGGGAAGATCAAACCGCTTCACTCTCTCTTCGGGACTCATGCAAACCCTCTACCGCAAATAACGGGCCCCCTTTTGTGAGATTCTATTGCTGACCACCAGGACGATCGCCGTCATCGTGAAGAGCGTAAAGGCGATGCTCGCTCCAAAGGGCCAATTTAGGACGTTCAGTATCTGGTCCGCCACTTCGATGGAAATGGTCCGCTGGGCAGACGAGCCAAGCAGCGAAGGCACGGCATACTCCCCCATGGCCCACACAAAGGCAAAAAGCCCGGCAACGGCCACTCCTGGAATGGTCAGCTTGAAGGTCACCTCATAGAAGCTACGAACCCGGCTGGCTCCCAGATCCCGCGCCGCTTCGATAATCGACCAGTCGATCCCCTCCATGACGGAGACCAGGATGAGGAGAACCCACGGAAACACCACATCGAGAAGCCCGATCACCACGGAGAAGGGGGTGAAAACCATGGAGAGCGGTTCGTGAACAACATCGAGAGAGACAAGCAGCGTATTGATGAGCCCCTTTCGGCCCAGGATCACGAACCACCCGTAGATCCTGACAATGAGATTGGTCCAAAGGGGTATGATGATCATGAGAAGACAGAGGATTTTCTTCGCCCCCGATGCCCTGGCAACATAGTAGGCCGCCGGATAACCCGCCACAAGCGCAATCAGGGTGACCATGACAGCGATCCTGAGGGTGAAGAGAATCACCCTCACGTAGAAAGGATCGGTCAGAAACTTGACGTAGCCCCCAAAGGTGAAGGCAGGACGATAGACCCCCATACCCACATTTTCATAGAAGCTGACTCTAAGAAGGGTGAAAATAGGAATAAAGAAGAAGACACCGACGATAAGCAGGGCAGGGAGAAAAATCAAGAGGAACCGGTATCTCCGGTAGAGCCCGAGCCCAATCTCCAGCAATTCTACGGAGCGCCTGTCCTGTTTCATCCAGACCCCTCAAGCTTCCCAGGCTTCAAGCAGGTAGAAGGAAACAGCTCGCCGGATCCAATTCCAGGTACACCCTTTCCTCCAGGCGATACCTTTCTGACCGGCAGTCCCCCACCGTATCAACCACTATCATCGCACCTCCCAACTCTACGTGGAAGCGCAGGGTGGGCCCCAGGAAAGTAACGTCGACGATCCGCCCTTCCAGTGCATTCATGCCGGTCTCGGGAGCTTCCCTCTTCAGGGAGACGTGCTCCGGCCTGACAGCCACCAGGATTCTCCCGGTAGGGGGATTGTCGGTGGTCAGACGGACTCTCAAAGGGATACCTTCTGAAAGCTCGACCACGGCGTTCTCACCCTCTATACCCACCACCGTCCCCTCCAGGAAATTCGTTTCACCGATGAAATCCGAGGTGAACTTGGATTTCGGTTGGTAGTAGATTTCGCGGGGAGAGCCGATCTGCTCCACACGGCCGTCCCTCATCACGGCAATGCGGTCGGCCATCGCCATGGCCTCTGTCTGATCATGTGTGACGAATATGGTGGTGACATCGAGGCTCTTCTGAATCTTCTTGATTTCGAACCTCATCTGCTGCCTGAGCTTGAGATCGAGAGCGCTCAGCGGTTCGTCCAGGAGCAAGACCGCCGGTCCTACAACCAGGGCGCGGGCAAGAGCCACCCGCTGCCTCTGCCCCCCGCTCAGCTGGGCAGGGTAGCGCTCTTCATATCCTACGAGGTTCACCATTTCGAGATAGGCATGGACCTTCTCTGTGATCTCCCTTTTCGGTCTCTTCCGCATCACCAGGCCGAAGGCCACGTTCTCGAAGATCGTCTTGTGGGGAAAGAGGGCCCAGTTCTGAAAGACAGTCGCCGTGTCGCGCTTCTCAGGAGGCCTGCCGGTCACCTCTTCTCCCTTGATCTTGACGATCCCTTCGGTTGGATCCTCAAGACCTCCGATAATCCTCAGAGTCGTCGTCTTCCCACATCCGCTCGGGCCCAGGAGAAACAGGAACTCACCGTGTCTCACCTCAAGAGACATGTCCTGGACTGCAACCACTTCTCTGAACCGCTTGGTAAGGTGGATAAGCTCCACGTCGATCATGGCCGTCCCGTCCTGTGTCCGTCTGCCCGGACAAAGTCCTCAAGCCTCTCCAATGCCCGGGCGATCCTTTCCAGGGAATTGGCGTACGAGATGCGGACAAACCCCTCTCCATGTCGCCCAAAGGAGATCCCCGGCATGGTTCCCACACCCGCCTCCTCGAGAAGGCGGTTGGAAAAAAGGGCTGAGCCCATCTCCAACTTCGAGATGTTGGCAAACACGTAGAACGCCCCCTGTGGGGTGCGACAACTGATCCCGGGGATGCGGTTTATCCCCTCCACCAGAAAATCCCGCCTCTTTCGAAACTCCTCGATCATCCGGGTCTGGCAGTCCTGGGGACCCCTCAGGGCTTCGATCCCCGCAATCTGGGTAAAGGAGGCCGTGCATGAATTGCTGTTCACCATGAGTGTTGCAATGTGACGGGCCGTCTCCTCGGCAGCAACCGCATAGCCCAGCCGCCAACCGGTCATGGCGTAGGCCTTTGAGAAGCTGTCGACAAGGATCGTTCGTTCCGCCATTCCGGGAAGACCCACTATGCTCTGATAGGTAGCGTCGTAAAGGATCTTGGAATAGACCTCATCGGCCAGGACGAAGAAATCCCTCTCCGTCGCGAGATCGGCTATCGCCTCGAGCTGGCTTCCGGTAAGGACGGCTCCTGTGGGATTCTGCGGGGAGTTGATGATGATCATTCGGGTCCTGTCCGTAACGAGGGCCCGCAACTCCTCGATGTCGAACCCGAAATCGATCTCCTCACGGAGGGGAAGATGGACCGGTTTCCCCCCTGCAAAGAGGACCATGGCCTCGTAGACCGGGAATCCCGGACTCGGCAGGATCACCTCCCCCCCCTCATCCACGCACGAGCAGACACCGTAGAAGAGGGCGGGCTTCCCGCCCGGTGTGATTATCACCTGTTGCGGGGTCACCTCGATCCCTCTCTCCCTGGCGACGAATCGGGCGATGGCTTCTCTCGCGGCCATCATGCCCGCGCCCGAAGAGTAGTGGGTAAATCCCCGGCGGATGGCTTCGATGCCTGCCTCACGGATGTGTTCCGGGGTATCGAAATCAGGCTCCCCGATTTCGAGGTGAATGATGTCTCTCCCCTCGGCTTCCAAGGCCTGGGCTCGATCGTAGATCTCAAAAGCAGAAGCCGTATCGGTCTCCATACGGCTCATTCGACTCGCGTATTTCATGGGGGCCATCCAGGCGGGAACATCCCGCGCCCTCAAGTGGCCGAACCCGCCAGAGGGAGGAGAGCCCCTCGCCCCCCCCACGGCGGTAAGTCCCTATTGGGCTTTGGAAAGGACCTCTTTCTTCCACCGTTCCTCCAGCTCTCCCCACTGCTTGTTCAGGAGGTCCCAGTCGAAGAAGAAGGTTTTCTTGAACTCTTCGTTGCTGGAGGGAACGACACCTTTGAGTGCCGGAGCGATCTTGGCCTTTGTGTTTGAGACCCATCCTCCGTTTATCTGAGCAAAGTGGGTCTGGTTCTCTGGTGCGATACACCAGTTGATGAATGCCTCGGCAAGATCCCGGTTCTTGGTCCCCTTCATCACGGTCAGGTACCCTATCCAGGCCACGGCCCCCTCTTTCGGGAAGACCATCCTGACGTTCGTGCCCTTGTTCATCTCAGAGAAGGTACCCCCGCTGTAATAGGTACCCATGACCACCTCGCCGGTCTTTATGAGCTGAAAGAGCTCAGCTCCCCCCTTGTAGAACTTCTTGACGTGGGTCGCCAACTCGGCGCTGATTCTGAAGACCTCATCCATTCCCTCCTTGGAGTAGAGTTCCTGTACGCCGGGCTCCTTGTCCGAGATGAAAGCCGAGGCGTAGAGCCCGTAATAGAAGGTCTGGTCCAGGCTGAGCTTTCCTGAGACCTCTTCCCTCATGAGATCCTTCCAGGAGTCAGGCGTGAAGTGGACCTTCCCCGGTACATAGATGGGCAGGTAGATCCCCCCGTCAAAGGGAACCCCGTAACCCTTCACCCATGCCTCCCGTTTCAGCAGTTCGGGATAGATGTCCCTGGCATTGGGGATGTTCTCCTTCCTGATGGGGAGCAGCCTATGGATGTTCATGGCCGCGATATAGTTCCACCCGTCAGCCATGAAAACGTCGTACGGGGGTTTGTCCTCAGGGGACGCTTTTATCTTCGACATGAACTCCGCCCATCCCGGAGATACGATCACGATCGCCCCGCTCGCCTTCATGAAAGGCTCCACGTAGGCTTTCTTGAAGTCATTCGTGTAGGGACCGCTCCAGCAGGTGACGGTGATCTTCTGCCCTTTGAACCGTTTCAAATCATCTGCGGCCAGACCAGGCCCGGCCAGGAGTCCAAAGACGAAAACCAAAGCGAGAAAAATCAGCAGACCTTTTTTTCCCATGTCTCCCTCCTTCTAATGGAATACCGCTTCTACCTAGTACCTCCGACTCATCACCTCCTCCCGTCGAAATCCTTCTGCTTTCTAGCAAATGGGGCCGCCTTTGTCAAGGACCGGGGAATTTGGAGTCTCCTGGCTTTCGAGAACACCCTTGTCCCCGAGCGACATTGCACAAGTGGCGGGGCAGTCTCTCAACCGACCAGGCCTCACCTGTATGCCCCTGTCAGAGTTCCTATGCCAAGAATGGAGACCCAGACACAGAGAGCCGCGATCACCGTCATGAAGATTCCGGCCTTTGCCATGTCTCTGATAGAAAAATACCCTGAGGTGTACGGGATCACATTGGTAGGCGTCTCCGTGACGAGGATGAAGGCGAGTGAGGAGGTAAAGACCGCCGGTGCCGAGATGAGCCACACATCGAGTCCCAGGTCCTGGGCCAGGGCTATCAGGATCGGGATGATTATCGTCCCTGTGACGGTATTGCTGGAAAAGACCAGATGGAGCAGGGCGACTACGGCCACAATCATCAGGGGCCGGAGCACGAAATGGACCGATCCGATCCTCCCGATGAGTATCCAGGCAAGCCACCGGGCGGCCCCTGTCTCGTATACCATCATTCCCAGGGACAGGCCTGCAATGATGAGCAGTATCCCTCCCCAGTCCACGTCGTGCTCAGCCTCCTTCCAGGAAAGCACACTGACCCCCGGTAGGAACAGGGCCATGCCGCTGAAGAGAGCCACACCCTGAATCGGAAGAGTGACAGCGCCCCTGGTCATCGCCTTCACGGCAGGACCCGTCAACCAGAGCAACACGGTTATGAGGAAGATGACCAGGGTCTTGATCTCAGCCTGCCTGAGAGGACCGAGATCTCTCAGCTTTTTCCTGATTTCCGTGGCCTTAACGGGCAGCCTCTCCATCTCTGGAGGAAACATCCTCAACAGGAGGAGCCATCCCAGGGGAATCATCATCAGAGTGGCCGGCAAGCCGATCGACATCCATGCGACAAAAGAGATGTCAATATGGGCGAGCCTGTTCAGGTAGCTGACAGCAATGGGATTCGGGCCTGCTCCAGCCGGCGTGGCGATTCCTCCAAAGAGGGGGCCCCAGGCGCAGGAGATCATAAGAGCCCTGCCGAAATTGCTTTTCAATGGCTTTACCCCCGCATCTCTCAGGATGGATGTAGCCAGGGGCAGCAACATGGCTGCCGCCGCCATGGCGGTTATCCACATGGAGAGCATGGCCCCTACAAAGAGAAACCCGAGAACCACCCTGTCCGTCCTGTCTCCGACCTTGAGCAGAATGTGGTAGACCAGGCGTGCCCCGAGCCCGGACCGGCCAAATGCGGCGGACAGGATCAGCACGCCGATGAAGAAGGTTATGATGGGATCTCCAAACCCGAGCCGCACCACTGTCCTGTAGTCGGCGATCCCAAGAAGGGGGATCATGAGGACCACAAAAAGGGACGTCACAGCAAAAGGAAGCGCCTCGGTAATCCAAAGGACAACGGCAAAGGCGAGAACCGCTATGCAGGCTTTGCCCGGCCCGGTCAGTTCGATCAATTTCCCGCCCCGCTCAAGGGGTGGAGGAGTCGGGAGTACATATATGACTGCCATGAGGGCCAGGGCGGCCGCCAGAAACCGGATCCTCTTGGAATCCCTGTCGGCCCCCTGCCCACCTCCCTCGGGCCAAATGGGCTCCTGCCAGTCCATCCTTCCCTCCCGGATCGATCAATTCCCCAAGGGAGAACAAAACCTGCCAGACATCCCCTGGAATCGCCATCCAATCGGGCATCTCCGAAGACTCCCCGCCGCCTATCCATGCTCTCTCCTTCTGCCGGTTGGGGAATCGTCGGCTGAAGAGACGCGAAAAGCCTCTGTGAAGGGATTATTCCGGTGGTTCTGGAGATGTACTCCCTTTTCCCACGTCAGGGGGAAATGGGTTCCCGGCGAGCTTCCCGTGCCTCCAGGAGACTGTCAAGCCAGTCCGGATCCATCTCCGGTACGGAAGAGAGCAAGAGGCCCGTGTATTCATGGTGGGGCGGCGTCAGAACTTCCCGTTTTGACCCCTGTTCAACGATTCTCCCCCGCAACATGACGACCATTTCATCTGCTATGGCCTTCACGGTGGCCAAGTCGTGGGTGATAAAGAGATACGAGACACCCAGTTCGTCCTGAAGGCGCTGGAGCAGTTTCAGCACCTCCTCGGCCACAAGGGCGTCCAGAGCCGAAGTAACCTCATCGCAGATGATCAGATCAGGATTGGCCGCCAGGGCCCGGGCGAGGCAGAGCCTCTGTTTCTCGCCCCCTGACAGCTCCGGAGGGTACCGGTCTATGTATTTCTCCGAGAGTTCCACCATATCGAGAAGCTCTCCGATTCTCTCCTCCTTCTGGCTCCCCTTAATCCCGAAATAGAATTCCAGGGGACGCCCCAGGATCTTCCTCACCTTCTGCCGGGGGTTGAGAGCCGTATCGGGCATCTGGTAGATCATCTGCAGTCGTCTCAGACTCTCGCGATTCCGGAGCCGCAAATGGGAGGGCATTTCCTCCCCGGCAAAAACGATTCTCCCCTCCAAGGCCGGAAGCAGGCCGGTTATCACCCGGGCCAGGGTGGTCTTTCCGCTCCCTGATTCACCCACCACGGCCACGGTCCTGCCGCGGCGGATTCTCAGACTGACATCGTCTATAACCTTGACGCCCTTCCTATAACATGCTGAAACCCTTTCGACTTCCAGAACAACATCGGTGTACCTGCCGGCCTGCTCCTTTTCCCCCCTGAGAGTCCGGACAGACAGAAGCCGTCTCGTGTAATCCTGCTCGGCACGCTCCAGGAGCTCCCTGGTAGGACCTTCTTCGATCAGATTGCCGTATCGCAAAACCATCATCCGGTCGGCCACCTGCGCCACAACGGCCAAATCATGGCTGATGTAGATGGCCGCCGTATTCAACTGTTCTATGACGTGCTTAATGGCAGCCAGTACCTCTATCTGGGTGGTGACATCGAGGGCGGTGGTGGGTTCGTCAAAGACGATGAGATCCGGGCGGCCGGCCAGGGCCATGGCCACCATGGCACGCTGTAGCTGGCCGCCGGAGACCTGATGGGGATAACGGTAACCGATCCTTTCAGGTTCAGGAAGCTCAAGCTGGCGGTAGAGTTCAACGGCCCTCTTCTCCGCCTCAGAGAAACTCATCAGGCCGTGCTGAACAGGGGCTTCCGCGAATTGCTTGATGAGCTGATGCGCGGGGTTGAACGAGGCAGCGGCGCTCTGGGCTACATAGGCGATACGGGTACCTCTGAGCTGTCGCCTTGCCTGTTCCGACAGACCGGTCACTTCGATGCCATCGAAAACAATCGAACCGGAGACCAGGCGGCAGCCCGGCCGTGTATAGCCCATGGCGGCAAGCCCGATGGTCGATTTACCCGCACCGGATTCACCGATCAGACCGAGCACCTCGCCCCGCTCAAGGGTCAGACTTATGTCGTTGACAATCGGCTTCCACCGCCCGTCATCAAAGGCCTCTATTGTCAGGTGTTCGACAGTCAGTAGCGGCGCCACCGCGTTCCCTCGCAAAGGCTGCAAGAACGGTCAAAGTTGATCCCGCGACAGGCCGGCCTGGTAAAGAAACCAGTCTACCACAAGATTGACCCCGATCGTCAGGAATGCAATCGATCCTGCAGGCCATATGGGAGTGAGGATTCCAAATGTAATCGCCCCGGCATTCTCCCGTACCATGCCTCCCCAGTCCGCCGTGGGCGGCTGGATGCCGAGGCCCAAGAAACTCAGGGCAGCGATGAAAAGAAAGACGAAACAGAAGCGCATGCCGAATTCAGCCAGCAGAGGCGGCCAGGCATTGGGCAGGATTTCATGCCGCATCACCCACCACAGCCCTTCACCGCGCAGCCGGGCCACTTCCACGTACTCCATGACTTCGATATCCATGCCCAGGGCCCGGGAAAGGCGATATACCCGCGTAGAGTCGAGAATCGCGATCACCGCGATCAGAATCGGTAGGGACGTCCCGAGCACCGAAAGAATCATCAGGGCAAAGATCAGAGTTGGAAAGGCCATGATGATGTCCACCACCCGGCTCAGCAACTGGTCGACCCAGCCCCCCACCACCCCTGCAAGAAAGCCCGAGATAATCCCGATGGAAAAGGAGAGTACCGTTATGACAAGGGCCAGAGATATGGTGTTGCGCGCACCATAGAGCAAACGGGTAAGCATGTCCCGTCCCAGCTGATCGGTACCCAGGGGATTGGCTCTGCTCGGAGGCAGCCAGACATCGGCGGCGATTTCGGTTTCACCGTAAGGGGACAGGACCGGTGCCAATACACAGGCCACCACGTTGAGCAGGACGATTCCGAGCCCGATCTTTGCGCTCAAGGGGGATCTTCTGAGAAATCTTAGAAACACTTTCTCCCTTCTCGGCCCTATTTCGGAC contains the following coding sequences:
- a CDS encoding DASS family sodium-coupled anion symporter produces the protein MDWQEPIWPEGGGQGADRDSKRIRFLAAALALMAVIYVLPTPPPLERGGKLIELTGPGKACIAVLAFAVVLWITEALPFAVTSLFVVLMIPLLGIADYRTVVRLGFGDPIITFFIGVLILSAAFGRSGLGARLVYHILLKVGDRTDRVVLGFLFVGAMLSMWITAMAAAAMLLPLATSILRDAGVKPLKSNFGRALMISCAWGPLFGGIATPAGAGPNPIAVSYLNRLAHIDISFVAWMSIGLPATLMMIPLGWLLLLRMFPPEMERLPVKATEIRKKLRDLGPLRQAEIKTLVIFLITVLLWLTGPAVKAMTRGAVTLPIQGVALFSGMALFLPGVSVLSWKEAEHDVDWGGILLIIAGLSLGMMVYETGAARWLAWILIGRIGSVHFVLRPLMIVAVVALLHLVFSSNTVTGTIIIPILIALAQDLGLDVWLISAPAVFTSSLAFILVTETPTNVIPYTSGYFSIRDMAKAGIFMTVIAALCVWVSILGIGTLTGAYR
- a CDS encoding ABC transporter ATP-binding protein — protein: MAPLLTVEHLTIEAFDDGRWKPIVNDISLTLERGEVLGLIGESGAGKSTIGLAAMGYTRPGCRLVSGSIVFDGIEVTGLSEQARRQLRGTRIAYVAQSAAASFNPAHQLIKQFAEAPVQHGLMSFSEAEKRAVELYRQLELPEPERIGYRYPHQVSGGQLQRAMVAMALAGRPDLIVFDEPTTALDVTTQIEVLAAIKHVIEQLNTAAIYISHDLAVVAQVADRMMVLRYGNLIEEGPTRELLERAEQDYTRRLLSVRTLRGEKEQAGRYTDVVLEVERVSACYRKGVKVIDDVSLRIRRGRTVAVVGESGSGKTTLARVITGLLPALEGRIVFAGEEMPSHLRLRNRESLRRLQMIYQMPDTALNPRQKVRKILGRPLEFYFGIKGSQKEERIGELLDMVELSEKYIDRYPPELSGGEKQRLCLARALAANPDLIICDEVTSALDALVAEEVLKLLQRLQDELGVSYLFITHDLATVKAIADEMVVMLRGRIVEQGSKREVLTPPHHEYTGLLLSSVPEMDPDWLDSLLEAREARREPISP
- a CDS encoding ABC transporter permease, translated to MFLRFLRRSPLSAKIGLGIVLLNVVACVLAPVLSPYGETEIAADVWLPPSRANPLGTDQLGRDMLTRLLYGARNTISLALVITVLSFSIGIISGFLAGVVGGWVDQLLSRVVDIIMAFPTLIFALMILSVLGTSLPILIAVIAILDSTRVYRLSRALGMDIEVMEYVEVARLRGEGLWWVMRHEILPNAWPPLLAEFGMRFCFVFLFIAALSFLGLGIQPPTADWGGMVRENAGAITFGILTPIWPAGSIAFLTIGVNLVVDWFLYQAGLSRDQL